A region from the Coffea eugenioides isolate CCC68of chromosome 9, Ceug_1.0, whole genome shotgun sequence genome encodes:
- the LOC113782368 gene encoding uncharacterized protein LOC113782368, producing the protein MKVKEIMQQYGQASEQVVNFDKSTMYFSRNTQNQVRLEISEALHGIREAHSGKYLGLPMAIERSKNQVFGYLKSKISSKMQGWKQKTLSQRGKEVLIKSMLMAMPTYIMSCFKLPKELCKEISARIARFWWGNGNKDNKIHWISWGRLSKVKGKGRLGFRDLEAFNLALLAKQIWRLITTPNLLVSRVLKAKYMRQEGWLEKKPSNSASWCWKNIHKGDGLLQQGLWKRVGDGRTVKIWQDKWIIGKNNGRASGMKPAECQLRTVNELIEGGKWNRTCLQ; encoded by the coding sequence ATGAAGGTGAAGGAGATCATGCAGCAATATGGACAAGCTTCTGAACAAGTTGTTAACTTTGACAAATCAACAATGTATTTCAGCAGGAATACCCAAAACCAAGTAAGATTGGAGATCAGTGAAGCATTGCATGGTATAAGGGAGGCACACAGTGGGAAATACTTAGGCTTACCAATGGCTATAGAGAGATCGAAGAACCAGGTGTTTGGGTATCTCAAAAGCAAAATATCTAGCAAGATGCAAGGGTGGAAACAGAAAACTTTAAGTCAAAGGGGGAAAGAGGTCCTGATCAAATCAATGCTCATGGCAATGCCAACTTACATTATGTCTTGCTTTAAATTACCCAAAGAACTGTGCAAGGAGATAAGTGCTAGAATAGCCAGGTTCTGGTGGGGAAATGGGAACAAGGACAACAAGATTCACTGGATAAGTTGGGGAAGGCTCtcaaaagtgaaaggaaaaggGAGATTGGGTTTTAGAGATTTAGAAGCTTTCAATCTGGCTTTGCTTGCAAAACAAATATGGAGATTAATTACAACTCCAAATTTGTTAGTAAGCAGGGTGCTGAAAGCTAAATACATGAGACAGGAAGGGTGGCTGGAGAAGAAACCCTCCAATTCTGCCTCTTGGTGTTGGAAAAACATCCATAAGGGAGATGGACTACTGCAGCAAGGACTATGGAAAAGAGTTGGAGATGGGAGGACAGTGAAAATCTGGCAGGATAAGTGGATCATTGGAAAGAACAATGGAAGAGCCTCAGGAATGAAACCTGCTGAATGTCAACTGAGGACTGTGAATGAACTGATAGAGGGTGGAAAATGGAATAGAACTTGTTTGCAGTAA
- the LOC113782843 gene encoding F-box protein At4g18380-like: MGSIRADLSTKIFPEPVDHFDQLPDSLLLLVFNRIGDVKALGRCCLVSRRFHTLVPQVENVVVRVDCVISDDDPSSSSSSGNSPTSSSSSSAADKSRSFLRLFLSSLLKPIQSFTQFINPNKRPMSSVSHDYAGNGDDDFDHSSVTHHSPTQVLKNFNEISFLRIELPSGELGIDDGVLLKWRADFGSTLDNCVILGASSIIKNYKSSACDDQISNCNNIVEPVRAHENNGNDNSNHPANTDHSNSNNSNSNESDNGSIPESFYTNGGLKLRVVWTISSLIAASARHYLLQPIIAEHKTLDSLVLTDADGQGVLCMNKEQLEELRVKPLSASSASKRTLVPALNMRLWYAPHLELPDGTVLKGATLVAIRPSEQQQLAPKKDVAAAADGSWVGAAFEEPYGTAARMLVKRRTYCLEMNSF, from the coding sequence ATGGGATCCATAAGAGCAGATCTGAGCACTAAAATCTTCCCGGAACCGGTTGACCACTTCGACCAGTTGCCCGATTCTCTCCTCTTGCTGGTTTTTAACAGGATCGGCGATGTGAAAGCTTTAGGTCGATGCTGCCTGGTTTCGAGGCGCTTTCACACTCTTGTTCCCCAGGTTGAAAACGTCGTCGTTCGGGTGGACTGCGTCATTTCCGACGATGATCCCTCGTCGTCTTCCTCCTCCGGGAACAGCCCAACGAGCTCGTCGTCGTCCTCTGCCGCCGACAAGTCCCGCTCCTTCCTCCGCCTCTTCCTCTCGTCCCTCCTCAAACCGATTCAGTCGTTTACGCAGTTCATTAACCCTAATAAACGGCCGATGTCTTCCGTCAGCCACGATTACGCCGGCAACGGTGATGATGACTTTGACCACAGCAGCGTTACCCACCACTCTCCCACCCAAGTACTCAAGAACTTCAATGAAATCAGTTTCCTTCGCATCGAACTCCCCTCCGGTGAGCTCGGCATCGACGATGGTGTTTTGCTCAAGTGGCGAGCTGATTTTGGGTCCACCTTAGATAACTGCGTCATCCTCGGGGCATCATCGATCATCAAGAACTACAAGAGCAGCGCCTGCGATGATCAAATTAGCAATTGTAACAATATTGTTGAGCCCGTTAGAGCCCATGAAAATAATGGTAATGATAATAGTAATCACCCTGCTAATACTGATCATAGTaatagtaacaatagtaatTCGAATGAGAGCGATAATGGGAGCATACCAGAGTCTTTTTACACGAATGGGGGATTGAAATTGAGGGTGGTATGGACAATAAGTTCGTTAATCGCGGCATCAGCCCGGCATTATTTGTTGCAGCCAATAATTGCAGAGCACAAGACTTTGGATAGCTTGGTTTTGACTGATGCGGATGGGCAAGGGGTTCTGTGTATGAATAAGGAGCAGTTGGAGGAGCTCAGGGTGAAGCCTTTATCGGCTTCTTCTGCATCGAAGAGGACGTTGGTGCCTGCGTTGAATATGCGGCTCTGGTATGCGCCACACTTGGAATTGCCTGATGGGACGGTGCTCAAGGGAGCGACCTTGGTGGCTATTCGGCCGAGTGAGCAGCAGCAGTTGGCGCCTAAGAAGGATGTAGCTGCTGCAGCAGATGGGAGTTGGGTGGGTGCTGCATTTGAGGAGCCTTATGGGACTGCTGCCAGGATGTTGGTTAAAAGGAGGACCTATTGTCTCGAGATGAACTCATTCTGA
- the LOC113782367 gene encoding uncharacterized protein LOC113782367, with amino-acid sequence MKPYIKELGKVIVCVVAVERKLKPPSTCFSSAKMIWKIAPVRWEGLTELQINIWRLWDAVMQSANKEQGLDRIKLTANILWQIWKARNRMVFHLESTDTKQVVDKAQLEWIEYENETDANAGKQVTPEMDRQQQHCWEPPKEGVIEINTDAAISARMVRTSQGIIARNWLGKIIKAKGISECKQGDASREESLAIRSALVMAKDACWTNIEVQTDSKGVVDQINTGNVQDSNIETVLEDIDDLRQEFDCCKFSFVPRKGNGCSHALAQFATKLVKNVEWENTFPMWLIDLVRKDMGVVTPFCN; translated from the coding sequence ATGAAGCCATACATAAAAGAATTGGGAAAGGTAATAGTCTGTGTAGTTGCTGTGGAGAGGAAACTGAAACCACCGAGCACATGTTTTTCTTCTGCCAAAATGATATGGAAGATAGCTCCTGTTAGGTGGGAGGGGCTAACTGAGCTTCAAATCAACATATGGCGATTGTGGGATGCAGTGATGCAATCTGCTAACAAGGAGCAAGGACTTGACAGGATAAAGCTCACGGCCAATATATTATGGCAAATCTGGAAGGCACGCAACAGGATGGTATTCCACCTTGAGAGCACAGATACAAAGCAGGTTGTTGACAAAGCACAACTGGAGTGGATAGAGTATGAAAATGAAACTGATGCAAATGCAGGAAAACAAGTTACTCCAGAAATGGACCGGCAACAGCAACATTGCTGGGAACCACCAAAAGAAGGAGTGATCGAAATAAATACGGATGCAGCAATATCAGCCAGAATGGTAAGAACAAGTCAGGGGATAATAGCTAGGAACTGGCTTGGAAAGATCATAAAAGCCAAAGGAATCTCTGAATGCAAGCAAGGAGATGCAAGCAGAGAGGAATCACTAGCTATAAGAAGTGCTCTAGTAATGGCAAAAGATGCATGTTGGACTAATATAGAAGTTCAAACAGACAGCAAAGGAGTAGTGGACCAAATCAACACAGGCAATGTTCAGGACAGTAATATTGAAACAGTCCTGGAGGACATTGATGACCTCAGACAGGAATTCGATTGCTGCAAATTCTCTTTTGTTCCTAGGAAAGGAAATGGCTGCAGCCATGCTCTGGCACAGTTTGCTACCAAGTTAGTTAAGAATGTGGAATGGGAAAATACCTTCCCAATGTGGTTAATAGACCTAGTAAGGAAGGATATGGGGGTAGTTACCCCTTTTTGTAATTAG